The Entelurus aequoreus isolate RoL-2023_Sb linkage group LG03, RoL_Eaeq_v1.1, whole genome shotgun sequence genome contains the following window.
tacttgatgtccatatccccacacccccccacccccccaccccaccccccctccacactcctgattgtaaataatgtaaataattcaatgtgattatcttgtgtgatgactgtattatgatgatagcatatatgatagtatatatctgtatcatgaatcaatttaagtggaccccgacttaaacaagttgaaaaacttattcgggtgttaccatttagtggtcaattgtacggaatatgtacttcactgtgcaacctactaataaaggtctcaatcaatcaaaaagatgTAGTAACTgccatgaccacatgatggcgacaaatacacatgtaatcatgttaattaaatgacaagcaatAAGCACAACACActtcaacaacaagagtttacaacttttagttgtaaaagaacaactgtgctgtatcaaatatacgcttcacagcatcaTACTgccatctgtttagcggcattacactgttattttagtgtatctactgtagtaTCCATGGACACttgattacagtaaaataattgtaagcactatactgagctttacagtataatgccactagaagttaatgagttgaacttttaatgtttcaaaatcaaaacccctgcaatctgctggcataaaaatgactggagaaatggccttgcaagtttatgcttttattaaccaattattttaaagcacATCAAAAACATTAAATTTaatgcattcttcttattttcagtgaagcattttaacatttagaacAATGTTAAGCAACTATAGCATCAGAACAGTCCATAGAACTAAATAATCAAAATGAAAATGTCCATTTAGATATCCCCCCACCAGGAAACACCCACACCCCCAAACATAGTGCCTCTGTTGCACCAGCCGAGAGAGCACATACAttttaaattaacattttaacatttaaaacaatgTTAAGCAACTTCTGCAATCTGAACAAACGATGGCATCCAAATAACAATCAAAACGATCAAAATGAAGATGTCCATTTGGATATGATGTTAacatcccccccacacacacacctccataCATAGTGCCTTTGTTTCACCATCAGAGAGGGCACACACATTTTCAAcgaacattttaacatttagaaCAAAACATAAGTTAGGATCATGTGCAATAGAAACATTTGTAAAACAAAACTGAACTGCAGAATTGACTAAACTAACTGACAGGACATACCCAGTGTTCAGTTGTCGACTtcatttcaaactggagacaaataactgaacacgagtccagtgtttagttgtcagctacataaagccccactcaaagtctgtgagaatttttataagggtggctacgtgaggatttacagttgctgcctttttctggaccagcttcccggtcttcttgcacaccacctttccctggctagcctttgttcccctctcagggttaatgcCAATAAATCGCCTAAAAAACAGAGAAAGCATATAAGATATTTTGTTGttattgaagattacttgcagtcgatacagaactcccCTCACATTGCTAATTTATGAATATGCACTGCATATTCATAtacattttaggatatatgtgagcttataccataaccacagctgtggatgagtgaatgctctaaaacccattaagacaaattcagagaggaaggcaatgctaaagcctccccaatgcctctctctatttatgtattTCTCTCCGTCTATCCTCTGCCATCTTTTGATAGCACATTTATAAATCCTTCATTGGCAGACAAAACAGCAATGTAATGACATTGTGTATCTGGCATACAACATGCAACATGGATACTTCTTAGACACGTTTACATATTTACCTCTGCCTAGGAGgttatgtttttgttgattttagtGCATTTGCAACATTTGGAAACAGCTCAAACGGATTTTGATCATATATTCCCACAATGTGGGTATCCAGATAAAGAACAGATTGTTAGATTTTGGTGGAGACCCGGATCACTGTTTGGATCCTGTATTTTCTTTTTTCGGATTCTGCCAGAGACCCCACTGTTATAAGCTGTGATGAGGCTAAGAGCCAGAAGGAGTCCCCAGCGCACTAGAAAATAATTTCCTACCTAAGGTCGTATCTGGACACACCAAAATATCGCTGCCAGTGACCCTATTGTGGTGGTCTGCACTCTCCACATGCTTTTCTAGTTTGTTATATAGTGTTTTGGAAACTTACCTACTGTAATACAACTTGTTGTAATGcatgccaaaaaaaaacaacaaaaggcaCGGTATCAAAAGAGGGAGGGCAGAGACAGATTAATTCTCTTCACCTGGCTTTATGTCCATGTCAAAGCACAACCCGCCTCATTTTGGTAACCATGTTGGGCGACTGGATTGTTCAGACTGGTTGGAACAAGTTGCACAAAGATGAGGTAACTGTGGTTTGAGATGCTGATATGTTTGACAGACTTAGGTCTGGTGGCCAGAAATAATTACTCTAgatcaaaaaacatttaaagtggtaATAATTCATTTACTCTGAATCCAGCATCACACTTTGGATGAACATGCCATCTTCAACTTGCTATCAAAAGAAACATttgtaataagaaggtccacaaaggaacagaagagtcattgatttaaggcacacaattggggaaatgacaagtcaaattcctgaacagaggtgagaaaagaGGCAAAATATCCttacagtatttaacagtatcaagaggatttacctttgaacaaattccaatgtccgagcaccttcctcttggtattccgagttgaacacatagtaggtggcaagaagggccccacacagcaaaaacactctgcggcggatcccccgcgcaggtatcgcgctttccgaaacggaaccgcgaaacggaccagcattggcgtccatttgcactcaggaacgtatccgccacggcggcaggtagcggatccgccgtggcggcgcgctgaatgcgctccgcacccatgatcaaagccttatttccgcggcgggtgcgccgGGTGCGCCGTGAtggcgcgctgcatccgctcagcacccaagatcaaagcctaacctcccgccgcggaccagcaacggactcataaaaaccctggctcatctggccgttttggacccctttatcttattttcaaaatcccttctgttcttgctgtaggataaattaggaaactaaaaaattcactaagccctactacagcaatataggcttacatatgcattgccttgtatttttaaactaacaatattgtcaataggcagaaacagaaaatggtcaattcactctataaagtgaatatatataatatatatttaaaaagtaaatatacatatttaatctattaggctacaacttcaaggaaacgctgctccatgcacagctaacatatcagaaaatgaataactggtgaatgacaagaagtccaataaaaggttgtttatttatacatatacatctctattcctcctgaggaggtggaagcgggacacgtctcctcgttgcccgatcccccgccaagttgaaccacctgatggcgtgtttggtgacctcagcgtccgtggctgaccttgtcaacacatttttactcacagcacctgtaatcaaacaagattacaagacagatacgtttatgtttatggtaggaagcatccaaagccaagtatgcttacataatacaaaatatgtgataggtattaaggagattacatttgaaaaaaaaacatgacttaaagttactggaggtggttaaaataaggtgcgtaaactatgaatttgtgatcagggtataggtgtgcaagaaatccaaaatgttaaaacaatatcgttatttggttccttgatcagagtacttgtttggctctgttggatgacggcggcggggggttgggggtgaggggcataaataaatattcataacccaactttgggaggatgacattgttttcttattatatttgtactatcattctatgtttgtattcgtgtaggccaggggtgtccaaagtgcggcccgggggccgtttgcggcctgcaggtcattttttaacggccccagggcacatttttaaaaaatatgatcgaaataaataaaaaacattaaaagtggtatttaaagagcaaacaggtgaaatgtaacaagaaaatgtagcaatgtttactctaatcacacaaagctgccatgtaggctgtttctttctttaaaaaataataatgaatcaaaatcaatgtcattatgaattattgacctattcaaggcttaagaagtttaccttcgcaatcagctggtcttggttgtgcttaatagtttccagcaggctaaggatgtggattacctcaggcgctgttgacaaacagcagtataaaattaacatgtttcagtgtttatcctcattactcataatcctgacattagctattgaccttagttaatgacaaaagttattgacaaagtttgaagaaaatatgtgattgcttgtgaatttgaattttttccaaaatttgtggcacagaatgaccatccggtatttgtcagttattgctcaccagagcaggaaatgttgtcggccattctttcccctcgccatgttggcctgtaggccaggctggatccaggctcctctgtctgccacatgttgagggctgctggtgaggggggtggagggagtcgaggagggactgccgttcctagtgaggtcggcattgtgagagagccatcagttaaccatgactggtaatacccaaggggcctatctatacactaatatttcagagatcagtccctaccttgtgtaactctctgcatgtttaatgcaggtgctggtgaaggcatatgaatgcgtccttccccatggtgaggtgctaagggagataaattggtattaaatggttgagatctgttaaccatggttactggatgctgagatattattttggagatcagtctttacctagaaagttatctccagttgaggagtcgagttgacaagtactcatgactcttgctggcactcggcgagacggtggagctgggagaagggatacaaggagaggggaatatctttagcactaagaatgttaaccatatctttaatattaatgtggtggttttgttgttttcgatgttttcgatgttaagagattattccttactctgcctgtgcaattggcttgccaaccccagagatgtgaggtcactatttcccgggtcttcttcgctatcatctgagtccccgagacgatggctgttgggtaaccatatcattaggattattgcaataccaaaattgccaaatatacatatagtacaagcatctctggtctatttttgaatgctaccggaaataaccttcctattactgtagaaacatgacaaaaacaagacggaacacacttacactggcttcctgttccttttttctggcaggtcctcgttctctgcctcagattgcaggtctgaggtgttgcagccctttccatatagttgcattatttttaatgcgtctttgtagttgtctaaaattgaatgtgttaaaatgaacatgagtttcaaattagctgtagagctgaacagaatattattgttattgatgatgataaatcaggtctctctcttacaagagacctggtcagaacatagacaaaataagttattccaagcataaagagaagcaactatgacgttatttttaaacaagaagattatgaatttgcataccacaagttcggacaacagaaacgtcaaatcttggccagtttggctcatgctgctcctcatttaaagcggccctttcaattctgtctgtgtttttatagctgggccagaaaaccatcctatcatcataccatccacttgggacaaccgcaatgtccctgttcattataaatttaatcagataaaaaggcacccttaatgtagaaagaaagaaaatgggtatttattcatcgtcaaaggaacaacgtggatAAAAGCATGcacaagtgttagtgtatacaaataagcaagtaagatgagctgagattttacctgaatggtgccccaaggtggtaagaactataagaaaggtaaaagtacaggtcataatagtcagaacttcagctcaatcgtaaagtacGGTTTGCAATTATGGGTGTAGTctatacagagatcagtccctaccttgtgtaactctctgcatgtttaatgcatgtgctggtgaaggcatatgaatacatccttccccatggtgaagtgctaagggagataaattggtattaaatggttgtgatctgttaaccatggttactggatgctgagatattattttggagatcagtctttacctagaaagttatctccagttgaggagtcgagttgacaagtactcatgactcttgctggcactcggcgagacggtggagctgggagaagggatacaaggagaggggaatatctttagcactaagaatgttaaccatatctttaatattaatgtggtggtttcgtctacaacgctaaatatatcctgtggtgtacctcagggatcaatataggacctaaattattcaatgtctagataaatgacatttgtaaagttacgaaaGATTtagagttagtattatttgcggatgatacaacagcgttttgttcagaggagaacacagaagataatacaaataataacagaagaaattaacaaattaaaaagatggtttgacaaaaacagactatctttgaatctcagtaaaactaaaataatgctatttggtaacagtagaaaagaaagtcaaacacaaatacaaatagacggaatagaaattgaaagagtaaatgaaaccaaatttctaggtataatgattgatgataaattgaactggaaatctcaagtaaaaaatatacaacataaagtagcaagaaacacgtcaataatgaataaagcaaaacatgttctagacaaaaaatcacttcatattctttactgttcactagtgttacatatctgagttattgtgtagaaatatggggaaataattacaaaagtacacttcattcattaacggtgttacaaaaaagatcagttagaataatatataatgttggatatagagaacacacaaatcctttatttattgaatcaaagatactgaaattccacgacatagtgaatttgcaaacagctaaaattataaacaaagcaaactataacctgctacccaagaatatacaacaattcttctcaaaaaaagaggagaaaaataatcttagagagaaatgtaatttaaaacatttgtacgaacgtacaacacttaagaccttcagtatatcagtatgtggaattaaattatggaatgcattaagcaaagcaatcaaacaatgtactaatatgatcaattatttatgcatacatgtggaaataataataataatagtaaataaaataataataataaaaaaggtaaataaagcataaaatagtctctaataaattaattaaagaaaaaacagcatataaaatatatacatcagcaaataacaaaaatatagatcaagaaaaaggatctttaatgtgtgc
Protein-coding sequences here:
- the LOC133645729 gene encoding uncharacterized protein LOC133645729: MNRDIAVVPSGWYDDRMVFWPSYKNTDRIERAALNEEQHEPNWPRFDVSVVRTCDNYKDALKIMQLYGKGCNTSDLQSEAENEDLPEKRNRKPVHRLGDSDDSEEDPGNSDLTSLGLASQLHRQTPPSRRVPARVMSTCQLDSSTGDNFLAPHHGEGRIHMPSPAPALNMQRVTQGTAVPPRLPPPPSPAALNMWQTEEPGSSLAYRPTWRGERMADNISCSAPEVIHILSLLETIKHNQDQLIAKVL